A genomic region of Elephas maximus indicus isolate mEleMax1 chromosome 10, mEleMax1 primary haplotype, whole genome shotgun sequence contains the following coding sequences:
- the VCPKMT gene encoding protein N-lysine methyltransferase METTL21D isoform X1 — MAANAGYSEESLRSFVRTLEKRDGTVLRLQQYGSGGVGCVVWDAAIVLSKYLETPGFSGDGAHALAQRSVLELGSGTGAVGLMAATLGADVVVTDLEELQDLLKININMNKELVTGSVQAKVLKWGEETEDFPSPPDYILMADCIYYEESLEPLLKTLKDLSGSETCIICCYEQRTMGKNPEIEKKYFELLQQDFDFEKIPLEKHDEEYRSEDIHILYIRKKKSVNRFLALHPLRRFHQLETVSGLRCGVGISLMWINSYDLLDPGTDSQCSDHLTYLALESSSKIRLFCKDPFQL, encoded by the exons ATGGCGGCTAATGCGGGGTACTCGGAGGAGTCGCTGCGAAGCTTTGTGAGGACTTTGGAGAAGCGGGATGGCACGGTGTTACGACTGCAGCAGTATGGGTCTGGCGGCGTGGGCTGCGTGGTTTGGGACGCTGCCATTGTCCTTTCTAAATATTTAGAAACGCCTGGGTTTTCTGGCGACGGGGCCCACGCGCTGGCCCAGCGGTCGGTGCTGGAACTGGGCTCCGGCACCGGGGCGGTGGGGCTTATGGCCGCTACTCTCGG GGCAGATGTTGTGGTCACCGACCTTGAGGAATTGCAAGACTTGCTGAAAATCAATATTAATATGAACAAGGAACTTGTCACTGGTTCTGTTCAAGCCAAGGTACTGAAATG GGGGGAAGAAACAGAAGACTTCCCTTCTCCACCAGACTACATACTGATGGCCGACTGCATATACTATGAGGAG TCTTTGGAGCCACTGCTGAAAACCCTAAAAGATCTCAGTGGATCTGAAACTTGTATTATATGTTGTTACGAACAACGAACGATGGGAAAAAATCCAGAAATTGAGAAAAAGTATTTTGAG CTCCTTCAGCAGGACTTTGACTTTGAAAAAATTCCTTTGGAAAAACATGACGAAGAATATCGAAGTGAAGATATTCATATTTTatacatcaggaaaaaaaaatcggtAAATAGATTCCTGGCTCTTCATCCTCTGAGGAGATTTCATCAGCTAGAAACTGTCTCTGGGCTGAGGTGTGGTGTAGGGATTAGTTTGATGTGGATAAACAGCTATGATTTGCTGGACCCGGGCACTGACTCTCAGTGTTCGGATCACTTAACCTATCTGGCCTTGGAGTCTTCCTCTAAAATAAGGCTCTTTTGTAAAGATCCTTTTCAACTCTAA
- the VCPKMT gene encoding protein N-lysine methyltransferase METTL21D isoform X2 → MAANAGYSEESLRSFVRTLEKRDGTVLRLQQYGSGGVGCVVWDAAIVLSKYLETPGFSGDGAHALAQRSVLELGSGTGAVGLMAATLGADVVVTDLEELQDLLKININMNKELVTGSVQAKVLKWGEETEDFPSPPDYILMADCIYYEESLEPLLKTLKDLSGSETCIICCYEQRTMGKNPEIEKKYFELLQQDFDFEKIPLEKHDEEYRSEDIHILYIRKKKSKFQS, encoded by the exons ATGGCGGCTAATGCGGGGTACTCGGAGGAGTCGCTGCGAAGCTTTGTGAGGACTTTGGAGAAGCGGGATGGCACGGTGTTACGACTGCAGCAGTATGGGTCTGGCGGCGTGGGCTGCGTGGTTTGGGACGCTGCCATTGTCCTTTCTAAATATTTAGAAACGCCTGGGTTTTCTGGCGACGGGGCCCACGCGCTGGCCCAGCGGTCGGTGCTGGAACTGGGCTCCGGCACCGGGGCGGTGGGGCTTATGGCCGCTACTCTCGG GGCAGATGTTGTGGTCACCGACCTTGAGGAATTGCAAGACTTGCTGAAAATCAATATTAATATGAACAAGGAACTTGTCACTGGTTCTGTTCAAGCCAAGGTACTGAAATG GGGGGAAGAAACAGAAGACTTCCCTTCTCCACCAGACTACATACTGATGGCCGACTGCATATACTATGAGGAG TCTTTGGAGCCACTGCTGAAAACCCTAAAAGATCTCAGTGGATCTGAAACTTGTATTATATGTTGTTACGAACAACGAACGATGGGAAAAAATCCAGAAATTGAGAAAAAGTATTTTGAG CTCCTTCAGCAGGACTTTGACTTTGAAAAAATTCCTTTGGAAAAACATGACGAAGAATATCGAAGTGAAGATATTCATATTTTatacatcaggaaaaaaaaatcg aaATTTCAGTCGTGA